The following proteins come from a genomic window of Rutidosis leptorrhynchoides isolate AG116_Rl617_1_P2 chromosome 10, CSIRO_AGI_Rlap_v1, whole genome shotgun sequence:
- the LOC139873535 gene encoding dof zinc finger protein DOF5.8-like, with protein sequence MDHINPNNQHEPRLKCPRCDSINTKFCYYNNYNLSQPRHYCKHCRRYWTNGGTLRNIPVGGATRKITKRSSSTNQIKKTPPTALMTSSSISQPSAQQPSPPQPPKTEGSGGYGFSSVLGFGSSSMGAFGNLLMDGLNSYNDNNNQVIKSNEDDNVLIRNTVVADDLFKLNDVSDHQNRNRNRNENDDGDGNGQGGGEWNGIGWSDLSIFTPAAGSSFH encoded by the coding sequence ATGGATCATATAAACCCTAACAATCAACACGAGCCTCGTCTAAAATGTCCTCGATGTGATTCAATCAACACAAAATTCTGTTACTACAACAATTACAATCTCTCACAGCCACGTCATTACTGTAAACATTGCCGTCGTTACTGGACTAACGGCGGCACTCTCCGTAACATTCCGGTCGGTGGCGCTACTCGTAAAATCACCAAACGCTCTTCTTCTACAAATCAAATTAAAAAAACGCCACCGACGGCGTTGATGACATCATCATCGATATCGCAACCGTCAGCACAACAACCATCACCACCGCAACCGCCGAAAACAGAAGGTTCAGGTGGTTACGGATTTAGTTCGGTGTTAGGGTTTGGATCGAGTAGTATGGGAGCGTTTGGTAATTTGTTAATGGATGGATTGAATtcgtataatgataataataatcaggtGATTAAGTCTAATGAGGATGATAATGTACTGATTCGGAATACGGTTGTTGCTGACGATTTATTCAAATTGAATGACGTAAGCGATCATCAGAATCGGAATCGGAATCGGAATGAGAACGACGATGGAGATGGAAATGGACAAGGAGGAGGGGAATGGAATGGAATTGGATGGTCCGATCTTTCAATATTTACGCCTGCTGCAGGTTCGAGCTTTCATTag